A region of Antedon mediterranea chromosome 8, ecAntMedi1.1, whole genome shotgun sequence DNA encodes the following proteins:
- the LOC140056014 gene encoding low-density lipoprotein receptor-related protein 5-like gives MTLDFKSQRLYFADISSGAIQSVDFDGESRKVVYVEAGSVFSDIDIFQDLLIWSELENGLHFFNRETEEFLYSTPTPGRVYGIVMLDFTRQPNGTSPCMVNNGGCEQICLPGTGDSITCVCSSGFISDNNGECNNYIVENNFLLLIDTGRKTAYQIDLQDPNYAHTVLHMGPLNNPIAIGFDPVDRYVYISDADVHLIKRSLLGGREFQIIIHNAYAPGGLAVDHIHRLLFWSDGVNGTINVSGLDGSSKTILISSNIEKPRAIAVDSIRGLLFWTDCGTDAKIECSWMDGTSKRVLVEKHMGCANGLALDAKYQFLYWCDTQMNRIERVKYDGSQRTLMKQLDYSAHPFDIVVDDSYIYFTDWNNKTVLRMSKVENDQPVAVGKDVFGKLSGLILYNSSLVPNGKGFFLYCLLKMKTYSLQCLLTILKSIHISKLIITLTSSSGKNVHL, from the exons ATGACTTTGGATTTCAAATCACAAAG ATTGTACTTTGCTGATATATCGTCTGGTGCTATACAATCGGTTGATTTTGATGGGGAGTCAAGAAAAGTTGTATACGTTGAAGCGGGCTCTGTTTTTTCTGACATAGACATTTTTCAG GATCTTCTGATATGGAGTGAACTCGAAAATGGTctacatttttttaatcgaGAAACTGAAGAGTTCTTGTATTCTACACCAACTCCTGGAAGAGTATACGGAATTGTTATGCTGGATTTCACGCGGCAACCCAATGGAACCA GTCCATGCATGGTTAACAACGGTGGCTGTGAGCAAATCTGCCTTCCTGGAACGGGGGATAGCATTACATGCGTGTGTTCTTCTGGCTTTATTTCAGATAATAATGGAGAGTGTAACAACT atATTGTTGAAAACAACTTCTTACTGTTAATAGACACAGGTCGTAAAACTGCATACCAAATTGACCTACAAGATCCTAATTACGCTCACACAGTACTACACATGGGTCCATTGAATAACCCAATTGCAATTGGTTTCGATCCAGTCGATCGCTACGTGTACATAAGTGACGCCGATGTGCATCTTATCAAGAGATCATTACTTGGTGGCAGGgaatttcaaattattattcataatgcaTACG CTCCTGGTGGACTGGCAGTTGACCATATTCACCGATTATTGTTTTGGTCAGATGGCGTCAACGGTACCATCAACGTTTCTGGATTAGATGGTAGCAGTAAGACAATACTAATTAGCTCAAACATAGAGAAGCCAAGAGCCATTGCCGTAGATTCAATAAGAGG CTTGTTATTCTGGACAGATTGTGGAACTGATGCAAAAATTGAATGTTCTTGGATGGATGGTACTAGTAAACGTGTTTTAGTTGAGAAACACATGGGCTGTGCTAATGGTCTTGCGCTAGATGCTAAAT ATCAGTTCCTATATTGGTGTGATACGCAAATGAACAGAATCGAGAGAGTAAAATATGATGGTTCTCAACGCACGTTAATGAAGCAACTTGATTATTCTGCTCATCCATTCGACATTGTGGTCGATGATAGTTATATCTATTTTACAGACTGGAATAACAAAACCGTGTTGCGCATGAGCAAGGTCGAAAACGATCAGCCAGTCGCTGTTGGGAAGGACGTCTTTGGAAAGCTGAGCGGTCTGATTTTGTATAATTCCAGTTTGGTGCCAAATGGGAAgggtttttttctttattgtttattaaagaTGAAAACTTACAGCTTACAATGCTTGCTTACAATATTGAAATCCATACACATTTCCAAACTAATAATTACCCTAACGTCATCAAGTGGTAAAAACGTGCATTTATAA
- the LOC140056015 gene encoding LOW QUALITY PROTEIN: coagulation factor IX-like (The sequence of the model RefSeq protein was modified relative to this genomic sequence to represent the inferred CDS: substituted 1 base at 1 genomic stop codon): MILILGETVCTQNNGGCNELCLPTPTRQTCANDGILLREVVVSDLLTTNISDITDRPSNNHDLSCTGTLVGEQCSITWGKDDEVIITHKNTHILPDGILNITRISTEDAERYTSLVMAEGCGIVTSSEALLDQIELNEDSLGLRVVGERYSLRGSAPWMVRLYNFRKKKAFCGGSILNSEWIITAAHCINGPISVKQMNTRILVTNHDSTIREGXKGKFYKIRKIVRHEDYDVSTFNADVAMIKLETPISNFTDYIRPICLPTNNLTLVIKRRQLGRVNGWETDGQTPQLKEMYVPVVRQRKCITSTKRTVTRKMFCAGYAQKATNACNGEDGGSFSIFRDNRWYLFGIVSWGEDCSQPGKYKYYTRLTEFLDWINKLMTEKSLSK; this comes from the exons ATGATTCTAATTTTAGGTGAAACAGTTTGTACTCAAAACAATGGCGGGTGTAATGAGCTTTGCCTGCCGACGCCAACGCGACAGACATGCGCAAACGATGGTATTTTGCTAAGAG AGGTGGTAGTCAGTGATCTATTAACTACAAATATAAGTGACATAACCGACAGGCCCAGTAATAACCACGATTTAAGCTGTACAGGTACACTGGTAGGCGAACAATGTTCGATCACATGGGGAAAAGACGATGAAGTAATAATCACTCACAAAAATACACACATTTTACCTGATGGAATATTAAATATAACTCGCATTTCTACTGAAGATGCTGAAAGATATACAAGCCTCGTAATGGCAGAGG GATGCGGAATTGTTACATCATCAGAAGCTTTACTAGATCAGATAGAGCTAAATGAAGATAGTTTAGGCCTACGTGTGGTAGGCGAAAGATACTCCTTGAGAGGTTCGGCGCCATGGATGGTACGTCTTTACAACTTTCGCAAAAAGAAAGCTTTCTGCGGTGGATCAATTTTAAATTCAGAATGGATAATAACAGCAGCACATTGCATAAACGGTCCGATTTCAGTAAAACAGATGAACACTCGTATCCTTGTGACCAACCATGACTCTACAATAAGAGAAGGTTAAAAAGgaaaattttacaaaattaggAAGATTGTTAGGCATGAAGATTACGATGTTTCAACTTTCAACGCTGATGTTGCCATGATCAAACTTGAAACACCAATTTCAAACTTTACAgattacattaggcctatatgtttacCGACAAACAATCTAACCCTTGTAATAAAAAGGCGTCAACTTGGTCGGGTAAACGGTTGGGAAACAGACGGCCAAACACCACAGTTGAAGGAAATGTATGTACCCGTTGTTCGTCAAAGAAAGTGCATCACTTCAACAAAGCGTACAGTGACACGTAAGATGTTCTGTGCTGGATACGCACAGAAAGCAACCAATGCGTGCAATGGAGAAGATGGCGGGTCATTTTCAATTTTTCGTGATAACCGATGGTATTTGTTCGGAATAGTTAGTTGGGGTGAAGATTGTTCTCAACcaggtaaatataaatattacactAGACTTACAGAATTTCTGGATtggataaataaattaatgacaGAAAAAAGTTTATCCAAATAA
- the LOC140057717 gene encoding uncharacterized protein: MSHSRQALLAFNICAKPGLPLALFHHVCSLGLYRGKRTRRGIRAQRRLVNKSLQVSIPVVDNKHCDNSNLVKIQLQPRNNSRIQQPVNFAAWNARSIKPKTASVCDFIITKKLDIFAITESWLTNDDRSNRAIADIKNTLPDFELLHRSRNHSTGGGVCVILRKGFLATANSGPIFKSFEYIDITITAKSSSCRLYIIYRPPYSRNNKITTKMFFSDFSTLLELINNVPGRVLLAGDFNLHMDDVQNSDAITMKNLLSISGFTQHVTGPTHKSGHTLDLLICRDTDELITDISIHTDQPSDHYPTMCHLSISRPDSTRHRISFRKLRQIDIKSFKNDIVKSELITNPAAGIDTLVAQYNNVLSHLLDLHAPIVTRSIILRPHAPWYNENLRKQKRVKRRCERKWASSGLEVHKQLYHSECNTYKQLLEKSKTDFHRCQVSKCEQGKLFNLIDNLTSANHKQILPLHESSDDMACQFSEFFRDKIHKVKIDSRMTLTVSVVS; encoded by the coding sequence ATGTCACACTCTAGGCAAGCATTATTGGCCTTCAATATTTGTGCCAAACCAGGATTGCCCCTTGCCTTATTTCATCATGTTTGTTCATTGGGATTGTACAGAGGTAAGCGTACCCGAAGGGGTATTAGAGCCCAAAGGAGACTTGTAAACAAATCATTACAGGTGTCGATACCTGTAGTTGATAACAAACATTGTGATAATAGCAATCTAGTGAAGATACAGTTGCAACCTCGTAACAATTCACGTATACAACAACCCGTCAACTTTGCTGCCTGGAATGCCAGGTCTATAAAACCTAAGACTGCTTCTGTCTGTGACTTTATAATTACTAAGAAATTAGATATCTTTGCTATAACCGAATCATGGCTGACAAATGATGATCGTTCCAACCGTGCTATAGCTGATATTAAAAATACTCTTCCTGACTTTGAACTTCTTCACCGATCCAGAAATCACTCAACAGGTGGAGGGGTATGTGTGATCTTGCGAAAAGGCTTCTTAGCTACTGCTAATAGTGGACCGATATTTAAATCATTTGAATATATAGATATCACCATCACTGCAAAGTCGTCCTCTTGTAGGCTGTACATTATTTATAGACCACCTTACTCAAGAAACAACAAGATAACAACTAAGATGTTCTTTTCAGACTTCTCGACTCTTCTTGAGTTGATCAATAATGTTCCTGGTCGTGTTCTACTGGCAGGGGATTTTAATCTACACATGGACGACGTGCAAAACAGTGATGCGATTACTATGAAGAACCTTCTATCCATCTCTGGTTTCACTCAGCACGTTACCGGACCCACTCACAAGAGTGGTCACACACTTGACTTGTTAATCTGCAGAGATACAGATGAACTTATAACTGATATTAGCATCCATACTGATCAGCCTTCTGATCATTATCCAACTATGTGTCATTTGAGTATATCACGCCCGGATTCCACTAGGCATCGAATTAGTTTCCGTAAATTGCGCCAAATTGATATTAAGTCTTTTAAGAATGACATTGTGAAATCTGAGTTGATTACGAACCCTGCTGCAGGAATTGACACACTTGTAGCTCAATACAACAACGTCCTTTCTCATCTTTTGGATTTGCATGCCCCGATAGTTACCAGGTCCATAATACTGAGACCTCACGCTCCCTGGTATAATGAGAACCTGCGTAAACAAAAGAGAGTCAAACGCCGCTGTGAAAGGAAATGGGCTTCATCTGGTTTAGAGGTACATAAACAACTGTACCACAGCGAATGCAACACATACAAACAGTTACTTGAAAAGTCGAAGACCGACTTCCACAGATGCCAAGTATCAAAGTGTGAGCAGGGCAAGCTATTTAACCTGATTGACAATCTCACTTCAGCAAATCATAAGCAGATTCTTCCTCTACATGAGTCTTCAGATGATATGGCTTGTCAATTTTCTGAATTCTTTCGTGATAAGATTCATAAAGTTAAAATTGACTCGAGAATGACCCTTACAGTGTCGGTAGTGTCATAA